One part of the Prunus persica cultivar Lovell chromosome G5, Prunus_persica_NCBIv2, whole genome shotgun sequence genome encodes these proteins:
- the LOC18776652 gene encoding cytochrome P450 87A3 codes for MWALCLAALLIISITHWVYRWRNPRCHGKLPPGSMGLPLLGETLQFFTPNTSSDIPPFIKKRMKRYGPIFRTNLVGRPVIISTDPDLNYFVFQQEGNLFQSWYPDTFTEIFGKQNVGSLHGVMYKYLKNMVLHLFGPENLKKMIPEVEQAALSRLQQWSYQDITELKDATASMIFDLTAKKLISYDSNKSSENLRENFVAFIQGLISFPLDIPGTAYHKCLQGRKNAMRMLKNMLQERRAESRKQPVDFFDYVLEELKKEGTILTEGIALDLMFVLLFASFETTSLAITLAMKFLSDHPLVLKQLTEEHEMIIKQREIADSGLTWKEYKSMTFTFQFINETVRLANIVPGIFRKAVREINFKGYTIPAGWAVMVCPPAVHLNPAKYEDPVAFNPWRWEGVEVSSASKHFMAFGGGMRFCVGTDFTKVQMAVFLHCLVTKYRWEAIKGGDIVRTPGLQFPNGFHVKIMEKDTRNRKQHYIAADA; via the exons ATGTGGGCTTTGTGCCTTGCAGCATTGCTTATTATAAGCATTACGCATTGGGTTTATAGGTGGAGAAATCCTAGGTGCCATGGAAAACTTCCACCAGGTTCAATGGGATTGCCGCTACTTGGAGAGACCTTACAGTTCTTCACTCCCAACACCTCTTCTGATATTCCTCCCTTCATcaagaaaagaatgaaaag ATATGGACCAATTTTCAGGACTAATTTGGTGGGAAGACCAGTTATAATATCGACAGACCCGGATCTCAATTACTTTGTCTTCCAACAAGAGGGAAATTTGTTTCAAAGTTGGTACCCAGATACCTTCACAGAGATTTTTGGCAAGCAAAATGTTGGTTCCTTGCATGGGGTTATGTACAAATATCTCAAGAACATGGTGCTGCATCTCTTTGGACCCGAAAACCTTAAAAAGATGATCCCTGAAGTTGAACAAGCAGCTCTCAGCAGATTACAACAATGGTCATATCAGGACATTACAGAACTAAAAGATGCAACTGCAAGT ATGATATTTGATCTCACTGCAAAAAAACTTATCAGTTATGATTCAAATAAGTCCTCGGAGAATTTAAGGGAAAACTTTGTTGCATTCATACAAGGATTGATCTCCTTTCCTTTGGACATCCCTGGAACAGCTTATCACAAATGTTTACAG GGTAGGAAAAACGCAATGAGAATGCTGAAGAACATGCTGCAGGAAAGACGAGCAGAGTCCCGGAAGCAACCggttgatttttttgattATGTTCTTGAAGAACTTAAGAAAGAGGGAACAATCCTGACAGAGGGAATTGCTTTGGACTTAATGTTTGTGCTGCTTTTTGCAAGCTTCGAAACAACTTCTCTAGCTATAACATTAGCCATGAAGTTTCTTTCAGACCATCCTCTTGTGCTAAAGCAATTAACG GAAGAGCATGAGATGATTATAAAGCAAAGGGAAATTGCTGATTCTGGACTTACATGGAAAGAATACAAGTCAATGACATTCACATTTCAG TTCATCAACGAAACGGTTAGGCTGGCAAATATAGTTCCCGGTATCTTTCGCAAAGCAGTGAGAGAAATAAACTTTAAGG GATATACCATTCCAGCAGGTTGGGCAGTAATGGTTTGTCCCCCAGCAGTACATTTAAACCCAGCAAAATATGAAGACCCTGTGGCCTTCAATCCATGGAGATGGGAG GGAGTAGAAGTAAGCAGTGCATCAAAACATTTCATGGCTTTTGGTGGTGGCATGAGATTCTGTGTTGGGACAGATTTTACTAAGGTGCAGATGGCTGTGTTTCTTCATTGCTTAGTTACAAAGTACAG GTGGGAAGCAATCAAAGGAGGAGATATAGTTCGAACTCCGGGTTTACAATTTCCAAATGGTTTTCATGTTAAGATCATGGAGAAGGATACAAGGAACAGAAAACAGCATTATATAGCTGCAGATGCTTAA
- the LOC18775832 gene encoding putative B3 domain-containing protein At1g78640 yields MEEENELSALLALNPGRASSSANPCPLPGQVSTALTLCDPTWNYNTNQRKAEEFDPAPLRFSAFPPNLKHKKITNNMNKELKKKKRNPVVPETTLSPQPQDHGPWKIRKKLTVSDLGSCSRLLMPKKPVIDHVLHYLDDTFAKRVKSGEGIEVIVEDCDTNTRHHMTFKLWGSAESYILNGDWRLEFVHRRGLEENDKIGLYWDTSKSMFMFSVLERARQSQLPA; encoded by the coding sequence atggaggaagaaaatgagCTCTCAGCACTCCTAGCCCTAAACCCTGGTCGTGCTAGTAGCAGTGCAAATCCTTGTCCACTACCGGGCCAAGTTTCCACTGCCCTCACTTTGTGTGATCCAACTTGGAATTACAACACAAACCAGAGAAAAGCAGAGGAATTCGACCCTGCTCCTCTCAGATTTTCCGCATTCCCTCCTAATCTGAAACACAAGAAAATAACGAATAATATGAACAAggaattaaagaagaagaaaagaaacccagtAGTGCCGGAAACTACGCTGAGTCCACAGCCTCAGGATCACGGGCCTTGGAAAATCAGGAAGAAGCTGACAGTAAGCGACCTTGGAAGCTGCTCAAGGCTACTAATGCCGAAAAAACCGGTCATCGACCATGTTTTGCATTACTTGGATGACACGTTTGCCAAAAGGGTTAAGAGTGGAGAGGGCATAGAAGTTATAGTTGAAGACTGCGATACAAACACCAGGCATCACATGACTTTCAAGCTTTGGGGGTCGGCCGAGAGCTACATTCTCAATGGAGATTGGAGACTAGAGTTTGTGCATAGGAGAGGCTTGGAGGAGAATGATAAAATTGGGCTTTATTGGGATACCTCCAAATCCATGTTCATGTTTTCTGTTCTTGAAAGGGCAAGGCAATCCCAGTTACCTGCTTGA
- the LOC18776946 gene encoding cytochrome P450 87A3: MWALCMAALAIISITHWVYRWRNPKCHGKLPPGSMGLPLLGETLQFFTANTSSDIPPFIKKRMEKYGPIFRTNLVGRPIIISTDPDLNYFVFQQEGNLFQSWYPDTFTEIFGKQNVSSLHGVMYKYLKNMVLHLFGPESLKKMIPDVEQAALSRLQQWSCQDITELKDATASMIFDLTAKKLISYDSSKSSENLRDNFVAFIQGLISFPLDIPGTAYHKCLQGRNRAIGMLKDMLRERRGKSQDQPNDFFDYVIEELEKEGTILTEEISLDLMFVLLFASFETTSIAMTLAIKFLSDHPLVLKQLTEEHEMILKQRKNADSGLTWKEYKSMTFTFQFINETVRLGNIAPCIFRKALKEINFKGYTIPAGWGVMVSNTTVHLNPEIYDDPVAFNPWRWEGTETNSASKDFMAFGGGQRLCVGADFAKVEMAVFLHCLVTKYRWEAIRGGNIVRTPGLQFPEGFHIRILEKDNRKQPIIPDP; encoded by the exons ATGTGGGCTCTGTGCATGGCAGCATTAGCTATTATAAGCATCACACATTGGGTTTACAGGTGGAGAAATCCCAAATGCCATGGCAAGCTTCCACCGGGATCAATGGGATTGCCACTGCTAGGCGAGACCTTACAGTTCTTCACTGCCAACACCTCTTCTGATATTCCTcctttcataaaaaaaaggatggaAAA ATATGGACCAATATTCAGGACTAATTTGGTGGGAAGACCGATTATTATTTCGACAGACCCGGATCTGAATTACTTTGTGTTCCAACAAGAGGGAAATTTGTTTCAAAGTTGGTACCCAGATACCTTCACAGAGATTTTTGGGAAGCAAAATGTTAGTTCCTTGCATGGGGTTATGTACAAATATCTCAAGAACATGGTGCTGCATCTCTTTGGACCCGAAAGCCTTAAAAAGATGATCCCTGATGTTGAACAAGCGGCTCTCAGCAGATTACAACAATGGTCATGTCAGGACATTACAGAACTAAAAGATGCAACTGCAAGT ATGATATTTGATCTCACTGCAAAGAAACTTATCAGCTATGATTCGAGTAAGTCCTCGGAGAATTTAAGGGACAACTTTGTTGCATTCATACAAGGATTGATCTCCTTTCCTTTGGACATCCCTGGAACAGCTTATCACAAATGTTTGCAG GGAAGGAATAGGGCGATAGGAATGCTGAAAGACATGCTACGGGAAAGACGAGGAAAGTCCCAAGATCAGCCAAACGACTTTTTCGATTACGTGATTGAAGAACTTGAGAAAGAGGGAACAATCTTGACAGAGGAGATTTCTCTGGACTTGATGTTTGTGCTGCTTTTTGCGAGCTTTGAAACAACTTCAATTGCTATGACTTTAGCCATCAAGTTTCTATCAGACCATCCTCTGGTGCTAAAGCAATTAACG GAAGAGCACGAAATGATtctaaaacaaaggaaaaatgcTGATTCGGGACTTACATGGAAAGAATATAAATCAATGACTTTCACATTTCAG TTCATCAACGAAACGGTTAGACTGGGAAACATAGCTCCATGCATCTTTCGAAAAGCGCTGAAGGAAATCAATTTCAAGG GATATACAATTCCAGCAGGTTGGGGAGTTATGGTTAGTAACACAACGGTACACTTAAACCCAGAAATATATGACGATCCTGTGGCCTTCAATCCATGGAGATGGGAG GGAACGGAAACAAATAGCGCATCCAAAGATTTCATGGCTTTTGGCGGCGGACAGAGACTCTGCGTAGGAGCAGACTTTGCTAAAGTGGAGATGGCTGTGTTTCTCCATTGCTTAGTCACAAAGTACAG GTGGGAAGCAATCAGAGGAGGAAATATAGTCCGAACTCCTGGGCTACAATTTCCGGAAGGTTTCCACATTCGTATCCTGGAGAAAGATAACAGGAAACAGCCTATAATTCCTGATCCTTGA